Proteins from a genomic interval of Kitasatospora herbaricolor:
- a CDS encoding GNAT family N-acetyltransferase: protein MTAGSWTGAPVRVAPPAPRAPADLLDGIARWGTMPTDAGDFRLRPVRLAPDLGLLVGWMNDPEVAAFWELDGPPATTEHHLRGQLEGDGRSVPCMGLLDGTPMSYWEVYRADLDPLARHYPARPHDTGVHLLLGPSRARGRGLGTMLLDAVAERILRVRPRCTRVVAEPDVRNLPSVRAFERAGFRLTAELDLPTKRAALMIRQRPPGRPAQAPPPLP from the coding sequence GTGACGGCCGGCTCCTGGACGGGAGCGCCGGTCCGGGTCGCACCGCCGGCGCCCCGCGCCCCCGCCGACCTGCTCGACGGCATCGCCCGGTGGGGCACCATGCCCACCGACGCGGGCGACTTCCGGCTGCGGCCCGTCCGGCTCGCCCCCGACCTCGGCCTGCTCGTCGGCTGGATGAACGACCCCGAGGTGGCCGCCTTCTGGGAGCTCGACGGGCCGCCCGCCACCACCGAGCACCACCTGCGCGGACAACTGGAGGGCGACGGCCGCAGCGTGCCCTGCATGGGCCTGCTGGACGGCACGCCGATGAGCTACTGGGAGGTCTACCGGGCCGACCTGGACCCGCTCGCCCGCCACTACCCGGCCCGCCCGCACGACACCGGGGTCCACCTGCTGCTCGGCCCGTCCCGGGCCCGCGGCCGGGGCCTCGGCACGATGCTGCTGGACGCCGTCGCGGAGCGGATCCTGCGGGTCCGCCCGCGCTGCACCCGGGTGGTCGCCGAACCCGACGTGCGCAACCTGCCGTCCGTCCGGGCCTTCGAGCGGGCCGGGTTCCGGCTCACCGCCGAACTCGACCTGCCCACCAAGCGCGCCGCCCTGATGATCCGCCAACGCCCGCCCGGCCGCCCGGCCCAGGCGCCGCCGCCCCTCCCCTAG
- a CDS encoding lysine N(6)-hydroxylase/L-ornithine N(5)-oxygenase family protein, whose protein sequence is METPTPDPYDLLGVGIGPFNLSLAALADGAAGLSTLFCEARPEFRWHPGMLVEGARMQVPFLADLVSLVDPTSPWSFLNYLREQDRLFPFYFAERFQLPRREYDHYCRWAAERLPACRFGTEVTALRWTGGLFAAELTDTTTGARRTVRARNVVLGVGTRPVLPEAFGALAGHRRAWHSADYLDRRRELDDARDITVVGSGQSGAEVFLDLLRRRGEDGTRLRWLTRTRALAPMEYSKLGLEHFTPDYTRYFHALPAAVRDELVTAQWQLHKAASAETLAEIHDHLYERTIGRPIDSAPVEITPGTAVTDARPAPGGEGLELRCRHVDSAAEHVLRTDAVVLATGYRAARPAALGPLADLIDWDGTGRYRVGLDHRVATLPELTGGLYVQNAELHTHGVGTPDLGLGAHRAAVILNAVAGRTVHRLPARTAWTGFAPPVAAPHTAAGGGGSGTTAPTTTGFPRPQEWPRAAAASR, encoded by the coding sequence ATGGAAACGCCCACCCCCGACCCCTACGACCTGCTCGGCGTCGGCATCGGCCCCTTCAACCTCTCGCTCGCCGCGCTGGCGGACGGGGCCGCCGGCCTGAGCACGCTGTTCTGCGAGGCCCGTCCGGAGTTCCGCTGGCACCCGGGGATGCTGGTCGAAGGCGCCCGGATGCAGGTGCCCTTCCTCGCCGACCTGGTCTCGCTGGTCGACCCGACCAGCCCCTGGTCCTTCCTCAACTACCTGCGCGAGCAGGACCGGCTCTTCCCGTTCTACTTCGCCGAGCGCTTCCAGCTGCCCCGCCGCGAGTACGACCACTACTGCCGCTGGGCCGCCGAACGCCTGCCCGCCTGCCGGTTCGGCACCGAGGTCACCGCGCTGCGCTGGACCGGCGGTCTGTTCGCGGCCGAGCTGACCGACACCACCACCGGCGCCCGGCGGACGGTGCGCGCCCGCAACGTCGTCCTCGGGGTCGGTACCCGCCCGGTGCTGCCGGAGGCCTTCGGCGCGCTGGCGGGGCATCGGCGGGCCTGGCACTCGGCGGACTACCTGGACCGCCGGCGCGAGCTGGACGACGCCCGGGACATCACCGTGGTCGGCTCCGGGCAGTCCGGCGCGGAGGTCTTCCTGGACCTGCTGCGCCGGCGCGGCGAGGACGGCACCCGGCTGCGCTGGCTCACCCGCACCCGGGCGCTGGCCCCGATGGAGTACTCCAAGCTCGGCCTGGAGCACTTCACCCCCGACTACACCCGGTACTTCCACGCGCTGCCCGCCGCCGTCCGCGACGAACTGGTCACCGCCCAGTGGCAGTTGCACAAGGCCGCCAGCGCCGAGACGCTCGCCGAGATCCACGACCACCTGTACGAGCGGACGATCGGCCGCCCGATCGACTCGGCCCCGGTGGAGATCACCCCCGGCACCGCGGTCACCGACGCCCGGCCGGCCCCCGGCGGCGAGGGCCTCGAACTGCGCTGCCGGCACGTCGACTCGGCCGCCGAGCACGTGCTGCGCACCGACGCCGTGGTGCTCGCCACCGGCTACCGGGCCGCCCGTCCGGCCGCGCTCGGGCCGCTGGCCGACCTGATCGACTGGGACGGGACCGGCCGCTACCGGGTCGGCCTGGACCACCGTGTCGCCACTCTCCCGGAGTTGACCGGCGGGCTGTACGTTCAGAACGCCGAACTGCACACCCACGGCGTCGGCACCCCCGACCTCGGGCTCGGAGCGCACCGGGCCGCCGTGATCCTCAACGCCGTCGCCGGCCGGACCGTCCACCGGCTGCCCGCCCGCACCGCCTGGACCGGCTTCGCCCCGCCCGTGGCCGCCCCGCACACCGCGGCCGGTGGCGGCGGATCCGGCACCACCGCCCCGACCACCACAGGCTTCCCACGACCCCAGGAGTGGCCCCGTGCCGCAGCAGCCAGCCGCTGA
- a CDS encoding IucA/IucC family protein — translation MPRPESPAPQGAALSTALTGAPTALPYLPQQAAAEEAGAEEAQSDGGGPQRAAPERAGTDRTGTEAAVVRARAAEPDRLLDQDPAVAAEQAALEALLRCWTRETGARPDPDGLLRIAVLGGAARLTVPVRHWSACGWHRFGAAALTGASAASGPGAGPGDLAAEPGGPAPDGAPVDAVTAAALLAAAAADRPDPGRIADLAARVADSVARTTDILAHRRQPADPAARPASPFLAAEQDLLLGHPLHPTPKSRDGLGPAQSAAYSPELRGSFQLHWYAVDRELLAAGSALSSTAEQLTESLLATPGLLPPGTAALPLHPWQARELALRPAVAALLADGRLHDLGPHGAPWYPTSSVRTVCRPGTPWMLKLSLGLRITNSRRENLRKELHRGLEVHRLLESGLGEEWRAAHPGFDIVRDPAWIGVDLPGAGQDGPADPSGLDTVLRQQPFGQDQRALCVAGLVAEQPLGGEGPVRSRLGDVLRALSARCGRPLRTVATEWFLRYLDAVVLPVLWLDGRAGIALEAHQQNSLVLLDAVGWPVGGRYRDNQGYYFRASHAGRLHARLPGLGEDSDTFVADATADERFAYYLGINHVLGLIGALGSQRLADEQVLLAALRRFLAGPRAAATGSALPAHLLGSATLRCKANLLTRLNGLDELVGPVETQSVYVDIPNPVAAA, via the coding sequence ATGCCGCGTCCGGAGTCCCCCGCGCCACAAGGAGCAGCCTTGAGCACCGCCCTCACCGGAGCCCCGACCGCACTTCCGTACCTGCCCCAGCAGGCAGCGGCGGAAGAGGCCGGGGCGGAAGAGGCCCAGTCGGACGGGGGCGGTCCGCAGCGGGCGGCGCCGGAGCGGGCGGGCACGGACCGGACCGGTACCGAAGCGGCGGTGGTTCGCGCCCGGGCGGCGGAACCGGACCGGCTGCTGGACCAGGACCCGGCGGTCGCCGCCGAACAGGCCGCGCTGGAGGCACTGCTGCGCTGCTGGACCAGGGAGACCGGCGCCCGCCCCGACCCCGACGGCCTGCTGCGGATCGCCGTCCTCGGCGGCGCCGCCCGGCTGACCGTCCCCGTCCGGCACTGGTCGGCCTGCGGCTGGCACCGGTTCGGCGCAGCCGCCCTCACCGGCGCTTCCGCCGCCTCCGGCCCCGGGGCCGGGCCCGGGGACCTCGCCGCGGAGCCCGGCGGCCCCGCTCCGGACGGCGCCCCCGTGGACGCCGTCACCGCCGCCGCGCTGCTCGCCGCGGCCGCCGCCGACCGCCCCGACCCCGGCCGGATCGCCGACCTCGCCGCCCGGGTCGCCGACTCGGTGGCCCGCACCACCGACATCCTGGCCCACCGCCGGCAGCCCGCCGACCCCGCCGCCCGGCCCGCCTCGCCCTTCCTGGCCGCGGAACAGGACCTGCTGCTCGGCCACCCGCTGCATCCGACCCCGAAGAGCCGCGACGGACTCGGCCCGGCCCAGAGCGCCGCCTACTCGCCGGAGCTGCGCGGCTCCTTCCAACTGCACTGGTACGCCGTCGACCGCGAGCTGCTCGCCGCCGGCTCCGCGCTGAGCAGCACCGCCGAGCAGCTCACCGAGAGCCTGCTGGCCACCCCCGGGCTGCTCCCGCCGGGCACCGCCGCCCTCCCGCTGCACCCCTGGCAGGCCCGCGAGCTGGCCCTGCGCCCGGCGGTCGCCGCGCTGCTCGCCGACGGCCGGCTGCACGACCTGGGCCCGCACGGCGCGCCCTGGTACCCGACCTCCTCGGTCCGTACCGTCTGCCGCCCCGGCACCCCCTGGATGCTGAAGCTCTCGCTCGGCCTGCGGATCACCAACTCCCGCCGGGAGAACCTCCGCAAGGAGCTCCACCGCGGCCTGGAGGTGCACCGGCTGCTGGAGAGCGGCCTCGGCGAGGAGTGGCGCGCCGCCCACCCGGGCTTCGACATCGTCCGGGACCCGGCCTGGATCGGCGTGGACCTGCCCGGCGCGGGCCAGGACGGCCCCGCCGACCCCAGCGGTCTGGACACCGTCCTGCGGCAGCAGCCCTTCGGCCAGGACCAGCGCGCGCTCTGCGTGGCCGGCCTGGTGGCCGAGCAGCCGCTGGGCGGCGAAGGACCGGTCCGCAGCCGGCTGGGCGATGTGCTGCGGGCGCTGTCCGCGCGCTGCGGCCGGCCGCTCCGGACGGTGGCCACCGAGTGGTTCCTGCGCTACCTGGACGCCGTCGTGCTGCCGGTGCTCTGGCTGGACGGCCGGGCCGGCATCGCCCTGGAGGCCCACCAGCAGAACAGCCTCGTGCTGCTGGACGCCGTCGGCTGGCCGGTCGGCGGCCGCTACCGGGACAACCAGGGCTACTACTTCCGCGCCTCGCACGCCGGGCGGCTGCACGCCCGGCTGCCCGGCCTCGGCGAGGACAGCGACACCTTCGTCGCCGACGCCACCGCCGACGAGCGCTTCGCCTACTACCTCGGCATCAATCACGTGCTGGGCCTGATCGGCGCCCTCGGCTCCCAGCGGCTCGCCGACGAGCAGGTCCTGCTCGCCGCCCTGCGGCGCTTCCTGGCCGGCCCCCGGGCCGCGGCCACCGGCTCCGCGCTGCCCGCCCACCTGCTGGGCTCCGCCACCCTGCGCTGCAAGGCCAACCTGCTCACCAGGCTGAACGGCCTGGACGAACTGGTCGGCCCGGTCGAGACCCAGTCGGTGTACGTGGACATCCCCAACCCGGTGGCCGCCGCGTGA
- a CDS encoding IucA/IucC family protein — MPQQPAAEPPLYLPPQLTPEHWQRARRAMLAKMLGEFAYEELVTPVAEADGRHLLTLPGAVTYRFTARRGAYGSWQVDPASLHCSHDPDLDPLRFVQFARHELGLGGDTTGHLVRELTATLLADAHQLATAPTAAELADLGHTELEGRQGGHPWIVPNKGRLGFSAADAARWAPEARTPRPLPWIAVHKRLAAYRGVPGLETPEQLYRAELDDPAALRAVLGDRAEDYLLLPVHPWQWDETVVPLFAPWIAAGEIVPLPSDGDLRLPQQSIRSFFNVSRPDRCTVKLPLAILNTLVWRGLPTERTLVAPAVTGWIHGLRDGDAFLRDECRVILLGEIASVTVDHPVYRELPEAPYQYKELLGAIWREPLGPSLDPGERARTLAALLQCGRDGRALTAELIARSGLGPREWVSRLFGAMLPPLLHFLYRYGTVFSPHGENAIVVFDAHDVPVRLAVKDFVDDVNLSDQDLPELRGIPAEVAGVLLRDRPDFLCQFLHSGLFIGVYRYLAPLLDQQLGLPEAEFWALLREEILRYQARFPELRERFELFDLFLPAIDRLCLNRNRLLLDGYRDRPERPHAAVHGQVPNALHPGVLAAMPGQRSRIVSAAP; from the coding sequence GTGCCGCAGCAGCCAGCCGCTGAGCCGCCGCTGTACCTGCCCCCGCAGCTCACCCCGGAGCACTGGCAGCGGGCCCGCCGGGCGATGCTGGCCAAGATGCTGGGGGAGTTCGCGTACGAGGAGCTCGTCACCCCGGTCGCCGAGGCCGACGGCCGCCACCTGCTCACCCTGCCCGGCGCGGTGACCTACCGCTTCACCGCCCGCCGCGGTGCCTACGGGAGCTGGCAGGTCGACCCGGCCTCCCTGCACTGCTCGCACGACCCCGACCTGGACCCGCTGCGCTTCGTCCAGTTCGCCCGCCACGAACTCGGCCTCGGCGGCGACACCACCGGCCACCTGGTCCGCGAGCTCACCGCCACGCTGCTCGCCGACGCCCACCAGCTGGCCACCGCGCCGACCGCCGCCGAGCTGGCCGACCTCGGCCACACCGAGCTGGAGGGCCGCCAGGGCGGGCACCCCTGGATCGTGCCCAACAAGGGCCGGCTCGGCTTCTCCGCCGCCGACGCCGCCCGCTGGGCCCCGGAGGCCCGCACCCCCCGGCCGCTGCCCTGGATCGCCGTGCACAAGCGGCTCGCCGCCTACCGCGGGGTGCCCGGCCTGGAGACCCCGGAGCAGCTGTACCGGGCCGAGCTGGACGACCCCGCCGCACTGCGCGCGGTGCTCGGCGACAGGGCCGAGGACTACCTGCTGCTGCCGGTGCACCCCTGGCAGTGGGACGAGACGGTGGTGCCGCTCTTCGCCCCCTGGATCGCCGCGGGGGAGATCGTGCCGCTGCCCTCCGACGGAGACCTGCGGCTGCCCCAGCAGTCCATCCGCTCCTTCTTCAACGTCAGCCGGCCGGACCGCTGCACCGTGAAACTGCCGCTCGCCATCCTCAACACCCTGGTCTGGCGCGGCCTGCCGACCGAGCGCACCCTGGTGGCGCCGGCCGTGACCGGCTGGATCCACGGGCTGCGGGACGGCGACGCCTTCCTGCGGGACGAGTGCCGGGTGATCCTGCTCGGCGAGATCGCCTCCGTCACCGTCGACCACCCGGTCTACCGGGAGCTGCCCGAGGCGCCCTACCAGTACAAGGAACTGCTCGGGGCGATCTGGCGGGAGCCGCTCGGGCCCTCCCTCGACCCGGGCGAGCGGGCCCGCACGCTGGCCGCCCTGCTGCAGTGCGGCCGGGACGGCCGGGCGCTGACCGCCGAGCTGATCGCCCGCTCCGGGCTCGGCCCGCGGGAGTGGGTGAGCCGGCTGTTCGGCGCGATGCTCCCGCCGCTGCTGCACTTCCTGTACCGCTACGGCACCGTCTTCTCCCCGCACGGCGAGAACGCCATCGTGGTGTTCGACGCGCACGACGTGCCCGTCCGGCTGGCCGTCAAGGACTTCGTCGACGACGTCAACCTCAGCGACCAGGACCTGCCCGAGCTGCGCGGCATCCCCGCGGAGGTGGCCGGCGTCCTGCTGCGCGACCGGCCGGACTTCCTCTGCCAGTTCCTGCACTCCGGCCTCTTCATCGGCGTCTACCGCTACCTCGCGCCGCTGCTCGACCAGCAGCTCGGCCTGCCCGAGGCCGAGTTCTGGGCGCTGCTGCGCGAGGAGATCCTGCGCTACCAGGCCCGCTTCCCCGAGCTGCGCGAGCGCTTCGAACTCTTCGACCTGTTCCTGCCGGCCATCGACCGGCTCTGCCTCAACCGCAACCGGCTCCTGCTCGACGGCTACCGGGACCGCCCGGAGCGGCCGCACGCGGCCGTGCACGGACAGGTGCCCAACGCGCTGCACCCCGGCGTGCTGGCGGCGATGCCCGGGCAGCGGAGCCGGATTGTCAGTGCCGCGCCGTAG